A genome region from Synchiropus splendidus isolate RoL2022-P1 chromosome 5, RoL_Sspl_1.0, whole genome shotgun sequence includes the following:
- the pkmyt1 gene encoding membrane-associated tyrosine- and threonine-specific cdc2-inhibitory kinase has product MSRAEETPGPRSALPLPTHFSFAEQSFSAKKRRRPVSSSNSSTSPVNQLSHSLPPLPPSKGWSVLSRLAPLNTSTGSPASSSLNESQSDAYPGKQQSYFNQTFNNLGLLGRGSFGEVYKVQSNKDGQYYAVKRSAHRFRGSRDRNRSLREARNHEKLCPHPHILHFEASWEERGRLYIQTELCSTSLLIYAEDQPPGSDEPAAWSYLCDLLSALDHLHSNGFVHLDLKPANVLVTESGRLKLGDFGLLLEFDHKSPDPLQNKVKEDAQEGDGRYMAPELLRGEFGPAADVFSLGVSILELACNIEVPNGGEGWQLLRQGCLPAEVTGELSTELQSILKMMLCPDPSKRPTIAELLALPCVRKHAWKRKVHLTLTETALTLASFCQNILCFGSRILSSLHFPWLPQNKPEPCTPPRNMCELDLTHVLATPQIKSADSSEDEEMFLSEPEPQPNSENATSFLNRQLPPFRLDGTSTPLVGSSAPKCPVHSPIRLNVPDLSPFHLSKHSSVLSLTPKSSPIHNNSLNDSCPRIRHSCHSSQRRSRAWMLLEDDLPRSNFEPKNLMGLFQETPVGGSP; this is encoded by the exons ATGTCAAGGGCAGAAGAAACCCCCGGGCCCAGGTCTGCTTTGCCTCTTCCCACCCATTTTTCCTTTGCTGAGCAGTCTTTCTCTGCTAAAAAGCGACGTCGCCCAGTCTCATCATCCAACTCGTCCACCTCTCCCGTAAATCagctctcacactctctccctCCGCTGCCGCCATCTAAAGGATGGTCCGTTTTGAGCAGACTGGCTCCCCTTAATACTTCAACCGGTAGTCCTGCCTCCAGTTCCCTGAATGAATCTCAAAGTGATGCGTACCCGGGCAAGCAGCAGTCCTATTTTAATCAGACCTTCAACAATTTGGGCCTGCTGGGTAGGGGCTCTTTTGGAGAAGTCTACAAG GTTCAGTCCAACAAAGATGGACAATACTATGCCGTGAAACGCTCTGCCCATCGGTTCAGGGGAAGCAGGGACCGAAACAGGAGTCTGAGGGAGGCCAGAAATCACGAGAAGCTCTGCCCCCATCCTCACATCTTACATTTCGAAGCATCCTGGGAGGAGCGTGGGCGTCTCTACATCCAGACAGAGCTGTGTAGCACAAGTCTACTCATCTATGCTGAAGACCAACCTCCTGGATCTG ATGAGCCTGCAGCATGGTCCTATTTGTGCGACCTCCTCTCAGCACTGGATCACCTGCACTCCAATGGTTTCGTGCACCTGGACCTCAAGCCTGCAAATGTATTGGTCACTGAATCTGGACGTCTCAAGCTGGGCGATTTTGGGCTGCTGTTGGAGTTTGATCACAAGAGTCCAGATCCCCTGCAGAACAAGGTGAAGGAGGATGCCCAGGAAGGTGATGGCAGATACATGGCTCCTGAGCTTCTGCGTGGAGAGTTTGGAcctgctgctgatgttttcaG TTTGGGAGTTTCTATTTTGGAGCTTGCTTGTAACATTGAGGTTCCCAATGGTGGCGAGGGCTGGCAGCTGCTCAGACAAGGCTGCCTCCCTGCTGAGGTTACAGGCG AACTATCCACTGAGCTTCAATCTATCCTGAAGATGATGCTGTGCCCAGACCCATCCAAGCGGCCCACGATCGCCGAGCTTCTGGCGCTTCCTTGTGTTCGAAAACACGCATGGAAGAGGAAGGTGCACCTCACGCTTACTGAAACTGCCTTGACTTTGGCCTCCTTCTGCCAG AACATTTTGTGCTTTGGAAGTAGAATTCTTTCTTCGCTTCACTTTCCGTGGCTGCCTCAGAACAAACCAGAGCCCTGCACGCCTCCTCGAAACATGTGCGAGCTGGATTTGACGCACGTCCTTGCCACCCCTCAGATAAAATCAGCAGACAGCTCAGAGGACGAAGAAATGTTTCTGTCTGAGCCTGAACCTCAGCCTAACTCTGAGAATGCCACATCTTTCTTGAACAG GCAGTTGCCCCCATTCCGCCTGGATGGTACATCTACTCCTTTAGTAGGATCCTCGGCACCCAAATGCCCTGTCCACTCACCCATTCGCTTGAATGTGCCAGACCTGTCCCCCTTTCATTTGTCTAAGCACTCCAGCGTGCTCTCCCTGACACCAAAGTCCAGCCCCATAcacaacaacagcttgaatgacAGCTGCCCGAGAATCCGCCACTCCTGCCATTCTTCACAGAGACGCAGCCGGGCCTGGATGCTCTTGGAGGACGACTTGCCCCGTTCCAACTTTGAACCAAAAAATCTGATGGGTCTGTTCCAGGAGACCCCTGTTGGAGGGTCACCATAA
- the LOC128759022 gene encoding elongin-B isoform X3: MIRRHKTTIFTDAKESTTVYELKRIVEGILKRTPEDQRLYKDDQLLEDGKTLGDCGFTNQTARPQAPATVGLAFRVNDERFEPLHIEAFSSPPELPDVMKPQDSGSTANEQAVQ, translated from the exons ATGATCCGGCGTCACAAGACCACAATTTTCACAGACGCCAAGGAGTCCACCACTGTGTATGAGCTCAAACGTATTGTGGAGGGTATTTTGAAAAGGACACCGGAGGACCAACGGCTCTATAAA GATGATCAGTTGCTAGaagatggaaaaacacttggtGACTGTGGATTTACCAACCAGACTGCCAGACCGCAGGCACCAGCCACAGTTGGTCTGGCATTTCGAGTCAATG ATGAGAGATTTGAGCCGTTGCACATCGAAGCCTTCTCCAGCCCCCCTGAACTCCCAGATGTGATGAAGCCTCAGGACTCTGGTAGCACTGCAAATGAGCAGGCAGTGCAGTGA
- the LOC128759022 gene encoding elongin-B isoform X1, whose amino-acid sequence MLQAHLHQTNPTNNDVFLMIRRHKTTIFTDAKESTTVYELKRIVEGILKRTPEDQRLYKDDQLLEDGKTLGDCGFTNQTARPQAPATVGLAFRVNDERFEPLHIEAFSSPPELPDVMKPQDSGSTANEQAVQ is encoded by the exons ATGCTGCAGGCTCATCTGCACCAAACAAACCCAACAAACAAT GACGTGTTCTTGATGATCCGGCGTCACAAGACCACAATTTTCACAGACGCCAAGGAGTCCACCACTGTGTATGAGCTCAAACGTATTGTGGAGGGTATTTTGAAAAGGACACCGGAGGACCAACGGCTCTATAAA GATGATCAGTTGCTAGaagatggaaaaacacttggtGACTGTGGATTTACCAACCAGACTGCCAGACCGCAGGCACCAGCCACAGTTGGTCTGGCATTTCGAGTCAATG ATGAGAGATTTGAGCCGTTGCACATCGAAGCCTTCTCCAGCCCCCCTGAACTCCCAGATGTGATGAAGCCTCAGGACTCTGGTAGCACTGCAAATGAGCAGGCAGTGCAGTGA
- the LOC128759022 gene encoding elongin-B isoform X2: MDVFLMIRRHKTTIFTDAKESTTVYELKRIVEGILKRTPEDQRLYKDDQLLEDGKTLGDCGFTNQTARPQAPATVGLAFRVNDERFEPLHIEAFSSPPELPDVMKPQDSGSTANEQAVQ; this comes from the exons ATG GACGTGTTCTTGATGATCCGGCGTCACAAGACCACAATTTTCACAGACGCCAAGGAGTCCACCACTGTGTATGAGCTCAAACGTATTGTGGAGGGTATTTTGAAAAGGACACCGGAGGACCAACGGCTCTATAAA GATGATCAGTTGCTAGaagatggaaaaacacttggtGACTGTGGATTTACCAACCAGACTGCCAGACCGCAGGCACCAGCCACAGTTGGTCTGGCATTTCGAGTCAATG ATGAGAGATTTGAGCCGTTGCACATCGAAGCCTTCTCCAGCCCCCCTGAACTCCCAGATGTGATGAAGCCTCAGGACTCTGGTAGCACTGCAAATGAGCAGGCAGTGCAGTGA